The Lutzomyia longipalpis isolate SR_M1_2022 chromosome 2, ASM2433408v1 DNA window AAGCTGAACCCCATATTGCCCTTCACACAAATTCCGTAAGCTCTGTGCGTCCGCGATAGCAATCAACTCCATATTCCCGTCCTGCAGGGGTAAATCAGCCAGTTGGAGGGCTGACATGGTCTTGCGATCGTTATTATTAAGTGTAACCGTGGACGCACGCTCATAGAGGTCATTGCCAGGGAAGGAGAGATGAGTTCCACTGCCACTGCGGAAATTAAGTGAATTTGATGATTCTCCCTTGAGGGGGATGTGGATGATATCTGGGGTAAGATGGGGCCTCTTGCCGGACACTGAACTTGCACTCCGGGCTACGGGTTTGCCAGTTTTTCGTGTAGCTGAGGGCACTTTTAGGGAGCGGACGGAAGATCGATTGGGATCGCTTGAGCTGAAATTCGTAAGACTGGGTTCACGTGATAAATTTGGGGAGGCTCTATCGCTTGATGGAGAAGCCGTACTATCCTTGCTTTTGCGTCGCGAAAAGAGCTTGGAGAAGAAGCCTGGCTTCTTCTGTTTTGGGAGAGTATTGGACTGTGTAGCGGGACTAGTGGGTCTCTGACCCGGTTCTGGGGTTTTCATAATTATAATTTGGGATGGTGGTCGCGGTGTAAGAGATCGCGTTGAGCTACGTCGACTATTGGAGAAACTACTGAGCCCACTCTCGAGATCTGAACCAAAGAGTTTGCTCGAATCATTCTCCTTGTCTTGCTGATCGTGAACTGGAGTGTTGCCCGGAGTTTTTTTCACTCGCTTAGGTGGAAGGGGAGGGAGTTTTTCACCCTCATCCCTGTCCCCCTTCGACGGACTCACGTCAATCACGGGAGCTGGTGGATTAATAATCACCGGTTCAACTTGATCGTAAAAATTTGGCGAATGGGGTGGGCGCGGTGGAGGCACAGGGTAATCATCCATGGGAATCGTAATGGGATTTTTAAAGGCTTTCTGGAGGCTTGTGTATGTGGCGGCATCATCAAAAATATCATCAATATCCATTGATTCTTCTTTCCCAGACAACTTTGGCAAGGAATTATCCAAGCAAGACAATTCATTCTCAATGAGACTGTGCTGCCGCAATTGATGATCAGTGTAGATCTCATCGAGCTCTGCCACTTGATCTAAAAGCTCATTGAGTGTCTTATCTTCCTCTCGCTCATATTCATTCCTCTGCCCTGTTGCTTCTATAAATTCATTAGACTTCATCCATTCATTTATCTTGTCATTTGCCATCTGCTGCTGTTCCAAATTAATTGGTGGATCAACATGCTTTTCCAATGGTGTTTCCACTATAATTGGTGCATCCACAGTGACAACATCTTCAACACCACCATTTGATGCTTTATCCCCAAACATCTCTCGATCCGCGGCGAGAATTTGCTGAAAAGTTTCCTCAAGGGAGGTTGTGGTCTTTCTCTTGTTGAGATTCAGACCCTGACGCAGTGACCAGAATGTTTTCCTACCTGAATCCAGTGGTAAATAGTCAAATGGCAGAGGATCACTTGTTGCACCGTCTGATGGTCGCTTCAATTGGATAAATCCCTGAAAAtatcatagatttttttaaatcaaccTTTGCATAAAAAACTTCATTTCCCGTACCTTAACTATTTGATCCACTTCTAGTGTCCGATACCGTGGTGTCCGGAACGAGATCGCTACTTGCTTGTGTACGTTGGTATGCTGAAAATCTCCATACGCTTCCCAAACCACCTGGGCATCCTTTTCTTCATAGAAGCGTACCTGAATATCCTCCTTGGCGACTTTCTCACAGAGAAGGATCATCTCCTGTCCACCGGCCACGCTACACGAGCAATGACTGAGTTTGCAAATAACGAGATCAGACATGgcttttttatcataaattggATCCGATACTTCCGGTGGTAGGGGCACATAAGAGCTATTCTTATCTTGCTGCACAAACACCTGGAAGCATAGTCTCACTGAGTTTAAGTCGATGCTTGAGGGTTGGTCCCTATGGCTGAATCCAGctggaagagaaaatttcaaattaatctcttttcttaggcttgaaattattttttagttgtAAAAGGTTCTTTTTCTCAACTCACTTTTGTAGGGATCCACTTTAATTTCCTGACGCACCCGGAGAGCTTCTTCAAtgtctttctttttaacaCACTGGATCCCTAAATTGCTGAAGGTGACACTCATTGTTTCCTCATTAATATTCACTGTACAAACACCCTGTTTGCACCCATCCTTTCCCACGAGATTGTGTGGATGTGGCTTGTAGGGCCTGTCTTTTGTGACGCACGACACCACAACTACGGCCCTGCCAGTAAATCCTACCACTTGTATGCTGGGAAATGTCTTATTTTCGGGTGTACTATGGACACCCGGAATCGATCCCGCCGACCTGCCTTCACATTCATAACGGAACCTCAGTGCCTTTGGGGCTGGCTGTTCCGTGATCTTAACATACGCATTTGGCCGCCCATGACTGGCATTTGTACTTTTTCCAGTTTGGGATGATCCTTCTCCGTTCCCAAACATTCTTGCTGATGTAGGATCTGTTGTCTGAATAACTTCAactgttgaagagaaaaaaaagaaaattcattaatccAACCACTTTTCCTCTTTCGTGcgggatttttctcttttggaaAAATGCCATGAAAAGTGTGTCATCCACAGagttttcaatatttatacaTCCTTTGTCATTTTCACTGACTTCACACACATCTTCCCCAGAAGAAACCTCATACTTCCTCAGCCCTCTGGCACCATGATAATTACTTTAGCGACacttttctcaagaaaaaccAACGAGTATGACTCAAAGATCGTGAAAAAGAGATCAACATATaggtatatacataataatttaaaatgaaccTTTATGAGTGTCAACTGCCTGGGCAACAGTGCACAGAATTGagaggaaaatgggaaaacgGAGAAAATTTAGATCCTTCCACgagtaaaatatgaaaattaactaaatttgTGTCTTGAGATCATTTTGTGGTGTTCACAACTATGAGCTACACAGTgtctatttataaaatttcaattttgcgTAACCAGCACTTTTCCTGTGTGTGTTCTCACCACCCAAAAGATTGAAAATCACTAAGAGGGAGCTTCATACTTCCATTACAATGTCCACGATCGCAAGAATCCGATCATTTCTCTATATtaagaagtttattttatttagtaaaattcTTCCGCAAActattgtattaattttaaagttatattattattgttttgttGATTCTAATCTATTGATAGTGACCTTCCAAATTACTTTAGACTGCGACCTTAAACTTCAGacgatatttttattatatcaaATTATATCATTAGGATCGCTTTTTGTAGGCGGATAATTTTGATgcaattgataaaaaataattaattgaatttattacgaTTTCCGTAGAGAgcgaaaaaagcaaaaaaaaactaaacctTGAAGTTTCGAGACGCATTGTAGCACATGGCTGCCTAAGCTGCGGTCCTAAAGGTTTAGTGACGATAAGGAAGtgtaataagattttttttagattgtaATCTGATGTATTATTTTGATAGCTTATCATTAATTGACCTCGCTAAAAGTCCTGGAAAaacaagaagtttttttttcttatgtttatttaattactatTTCCACGtaatataaacaaaaaaatcaggtaataatgtttttatatgcttttttttatataaaaattcataaaatatttaaagggaaatacaatttaaattgataacCCCCTATGAATTGTAAATTCGATGCCAGTGAAAATCGAGTGAAAATGTAGTGGAGCCGCCTGgtgaatttaatgttttctgttgctatatttctcttttctttccaCCATACACAAACAGCGTGTATTTTCAAATGGTCTCGCGTATATAATTGTTCTGTACTTTACAATTGATTTGAAAGTGGAAAATATCTTTGGGAGTTAATTTCTCACActgaaaaattggtttttcttcttcgcgCCTCTATAGACACTAATTGACATCTAAATCGGCACGAGAATCAAATATTGCGAGCATTCCCAAATCTTCGAATAACTTGCTATGTATGTACCATTTGTTGGGGAGGATGGTCCAATGTGGACCTCTGAAATGCTCTTTTATTAATCTTATATTTATTACTCAAACGTGCTAAgtcttttaaacaattttagatAATATTAGGGTTTAAATGGACATTAAAATAcccattaaattaaaaaatgttgatttttacCGTTTTCTGTCCAAATTAGGCTGCCCTCCTCTACTATGTACTCTTtgccaattttaattttttctctccaaattTAATCTATCTGCTTTACATTCTGTTCATTtcggaaatttaattaatgtaaTGTTTATGACAAAAACATTCCTTTTTGGAGAAATTGCACATGAATACATATTTTACTACAATTACCATTACGTGACACTCGCGGGGTAATTCAATAACAAAATTGTTAGCATGTTCTTTAAGCATTATTTTCATATGTATATGTTTTCCTAATTCACTTTTCACAAGAGAGGCTGTATGATGacgtaaattgaattaaatatgttAAAGCAacttataaattaatatttttgaagtttcctattcatttaaaatacaCAATCATTTtcgaaaagaggaaaaaaatattcttggatTTAGTTTCTAAAATAGGGTACGGactaaaagtaaaattttattatattctttacaaataaatatctaaagataaattaacacctttcactttattttatttatctcaaaTACTACACAAACTATCCTTTTTTTGTAGCCGGAAAATactattttcattcttttcctgGTGTTCTGTCTGATTCATAAGTTTGATGAGAAAAGGGGCTAAATGTTTCGtcaatgttaagaaaaaaattattcatggcttttctttttcttgactttatttttttctgtctgcaaaaaacaaagaattatgACTTGTTTCGTCTCTGTGAGGCTTTCTTGGCCTTTTTGTCCTCTCTGACGCAAATTGCGAATCACAGGAAAGAAGCGTAAGATaaaaaagggaataaaatgatgaagaaatcaCAAAAGTGAGAAAACTATAAGAGAGTTCACACACAGTGTGAAGCATTTAGAAAAATAGCTCAGTCagagtaaaagaagaaaatccttgAGAATCGTCTGCATGTGAGAAATCATAATGTTTGAccactatgtatgtatttgaTGAAATCTAATTTCTCATTCACTGctggtgagtttttttctatataaactACACacgctatatatattttaattcttctcaatTATCCACTTTGTTCCACTTGATAGTATCTTTGACGAAATATCCAATGGCTTCGGTAATTCCCCGCAAAAATTGGGTGATTTACATCCACTTTTGCGATCTTTCGCACCCATAAAAAACGTCAGAAGCATGATCGCGATTTGCGATTGAGCGCCTCAATCGCGACCTTTAAATTACAGTTGCGATTGAACAAGACAGATGCTAGCGCAGAAGAAATCGCCATCCAACATTATTCTCTCATCATGATCTGTGAGCTATTTTTGCCTCCTTGTCACCGGTTTCCAAGTTTTCCCGTCTTTTTTCTGTTTCATGATTTCCCtcactacatacatacatatgtacataatatacccATGTCCACATGGTATGGTACCGGTTGATGGTCTGTCAGCATCGAAGCCAAGTTTCCCGgtgaattgagaaaaaaaatcatggatTTCCCACTGCGATAAGAAAATCCGAAATATTTACCACGTGTTTCTCACGGAGTCTATCTCACAAAGTTATGACTCAATcgtaaaaatcaatcaattttagaCAATGATGGGccatttttgaactttttttttgctaaattctgttgcgtattttctttattgtttctttaa harbors:
- the LOC129790037 gene encoding proto-oncogene c-Rel isoform X1, whose protein sequence is MDQDEIGDIPLDLDNAVCLQDENSQINISDVIEVIQTTDPTSARMFGNGEGSSQTGKSTNASHGRPNAYVKITEQPAPKALRFRYECEGRSAGSIPGVHSTPENKTFPSIQVVGFTGRAVVVVSCVTKDRPYKPHPHNLVGKDGCKQGVCTVNINEETMSVTFSNLGIQCVKKKDIEEALRVRQEIKVDPYKTGFSHRDQPSSIDLNSVRLCFQVFVQQDKNSSYVPLPPEVSDPIYDKKAMSDLVICKLSHCSCSVAGGQEMILLCEKVAKEDIQVRFYEEKDAQVVWEAYGDFQHTNVHKQVAISFRTPRYRTLEVDQIVKGFIQLKRPSDGATSDPLPFDYLPLDSVLKHKRPKIENRDMLYRRTQEHNLPRNSQPAPPRQDGRQNAGFLNIPLADTIKKEPRDPSPGICMFPGTYRNPQTTPSPQPVSPATPSTPACPVPNTNPPFVHQSPHENYGIDFTGNYPGHFQNPGAFPPAQPPPFQQWNLLSSTKAPPPSQLNNFSHITPAPQGAEPVTQYNGDSATNLVSNLLMDMDSQQLTQLNSAELSGLSLSFLEGASAPEAALAVKQEAAARMQAEQENMTDSFTKLTTDTINEITNLGNMYNRTNN
- the LOC129790037 gene encoding putative transcription factor p65 homolog isoform X2; protein product: MDQDEIGDIPLDLDNAVCLQDENSQINISDVIEVIQTTDPTSARMFGNGEGSSQTGKSTNASHGRPNAYVKITEQPAPKALRFRYECEGRSAGSIPGVHSTPENKTFPSIQVVGFTGRAVVVVSCVTKDRPYKPHPHNLVGKDGCKQGVCTVNINEETMSVTFSNLGIQCVKKKDIEEALRVRQEIKVDPYKTGFSHRDQPSSIDLNSVRLCFQVFVQQDKNSSYVPLPPEVSDPIYDKKAMSDLVICKLSHCSCSVAGGQEMILLCEKVAKEDIQVRFYEEKDAQVVWEAYGDFQHTNVHKQVAISFRTPRYRTLEVDQIVKGFIQLKRPSDGATSDPLPFDYLPLDSVLKHKRPKIENRDMLYRRTQEHNLPRNSQPAPPRQDGNPSPGICMFPGTYRNPQTTPSPQPVSPATPSTPACPVPNTNPPFVHQSPHENYGIDFTGNYPGHFQNPGAFPPAQPPPFQQWNLLSSTKAPPPSQLNNFSHITPAPQGAEPVTQYNGDSATNLVSNLLMDMDSQQLTQLNSAELSGLSLSFLEGASAPEAALAVKQEAAARMQAEQENMTDSFTKLTTDTINEITNLGNMYNRTNN
- the LOC129790037 gene encoding embryonic polarity protein dorsal isoform X3; translated protein: MFGNGEGSSQTGKSTNASHGRPNAYVKITEQPAPKALRFRYECEGRSAGSIPGVHSTPENKTFPSIQVVGFTGRAVVVVSCVTKDRPYKPHPHNLVGKDGCKQGVCTVNINEETMSVTFSNLGIQCVKKKDIEEALRVRQEIKVDPYKTGFSHRDQPSSIDLNSVRLCFQVFVQQDKNSSYVPLPPEVSDPIYDKKAMSDLVICKLSHCSCSVAGGQEMILLCEKVAKEDIQVRFYEEKDAQVVWEAYGDFQHTNVHKQVAISFRTPRYRTLEVDQIVKGFIQLKRPSDGATSDPLPFDYLPLDSVLKHKRPKIENRDMLYRRTQEHNLPRNSQPAPPRQDGRQNAGFLNIPLADTIKKEPRDPSPGICMFPGTYRNPQTTPSPQPVSPATPSTPACPVPNTNPPFVHQSPHENYGIDFTGNYPGHFQNPGAFPPAQPPPFQQWNLLSSTKAPPPSQLNNFSHITPAPQGAEPVTQYNGDSATNLVSNLLMDMDSQQLTQLNSAELSGLSLSFLEGASAPEAALAVKQEAAARMQAEQENMTDSFTKLTTDTINEITNLGNMYNRTNN